A genomic region of Xanthomonas campestris pv. phormiicola contains the following coding sequences:
- a CDS encoding DUF3011 domain-containing protein, producing the protein MLKQLSGWLLVVGLALTSGPVAAQSARAYAPEDLRQLSVPSRVRVIEREYADQSRGRQIPDDQLEFYLDQIDRGWGFGRIQQDISTSLRGSSGQWRPQPGFNAQTIACSSNDRKRRQCATPFRGRAQLVGALSDSPCIEGQTWGSGPGVVWVDRGCRGRFAEGRGGWGDGGGPGPGGTIRCESQDQRQRVCTTGWRNAVLVRQLSDTRCIEGRTWGQRDGAVWVDDGCRGEFAEGRGGGGGGWGPGRPPSGDDYSVTCSSDDKRLRSCAWDRRQGRPAVIQQLSGTTCVEGRNWGYEGNAVWVKEGCRARFGAR; encoded by the coding sequence ATGTTGAAGCAGCTGAGCGGTTGGTTGTTGGTGGTCGGCCTGGCCTTGACCAGCGGGCCGGTGGCTGCGCAAAGCGCCCGCGCCTATGCGCCGGAGGACCTGCGGCAGCTGTCGGTGCCGAGCCGGGTGCGGGTGATCGAGCGCGAATACGCCGACCAGAGCCGCGGCCGGCAGATCCCCGACGACCAGCTGGAGTTCTACCTGGACCAGATCGACCGCGGCTGGGGCTTCGGCCGCATCCAGCAGGACATCTCGACCTCGCTGCGCGGCAGCAGCGGCCAGTGGCGGCCGCAACCTGGCTTCAATGCCCAGACCATCGCCTGCTCCAGCAACGACCGCAAGCGCCGCCAGTGCGCCACCCCGTTCCGCGGCCGCGCGCAGTTGGTCGGCGCGCTGTCGGATTCGCCATGCATCGAGGGCCAGACCTGGGGGTCCGGCCCCGGGGTGGTGTGGGTGGACCGCGGCTGCCGCGGCCGCTTCGCCGAAGGCCGCGGCGGCTGGGGCGATGGCGGCGGCCCTGGTCCCGGCGGCACCATCCGCTGCGAGAGCCAGGACCAGCGCCAGCGCGTCTGCACCACCGGCTGGCGCAATGCGGTGCTGGTGCGGCAGCTTTCCGACACCCGCTGCATCGAGGGCCGCACCTGGGGCCAGCGCGACGGCGCGGTGTGGGTGGACGATGGCTGCCGCGGCGAGTTCGCCGAAGGCCGGGGCGGCGGCGGTGGCGGCTGGGGTCCGGGCCGCCCGCCGTCCGGCGACGACTACTCGGTGACCTGCAGCAGCGACGACAAGCGCCTGCGCAGCTGCGCCTGGGACCGCCGCCAGGGCCGCCCGGCGGTGATCCAGCAGCTCTCCGGCACCACCTGCGTCGAAGGCCGCAACTGGGGTTACGAAGGCAACGCGGTGTGGGTCAAGGAAGGCTGCCGGGCACGCTTCGGCGCCCGCTGA
- the aspS gene encoding aspartate--tRNA ligase, translating to MRTHFCGLVDETLIGQTVTLAGWTDVARNLGGVCFIDLRDHEGIVQVTVEPESAEVFAVAASLGYEDVLQVEGVVRARHAVNDKLRSGKVEVIATRISVLNKAAPLPFHAHENPGEETRLKYRYLDLRRPEMQRMQRTRIKLVQALRRYLDERGFQDIETPILTKATPEGARDFLVPARMHPGEFYALPQSPQLFKQILMVAGFDRYYQIARCFRDEALRADRQLEFTQLDMEFAFVRERDVQDAVEQMIRHIFKEVVDVELAAQFPRMTWAEAMRRYGSDKPDLRIGLELVDVAELVKSSEFPVFAAAAADADGRVAALRIPGGATLSRKQIDDYAAHAAKYGAKGLAYIKLSETGEISSPIAKFFSEQAFAALVKHVGAGNGDIVFFGAGGYNKVSDFMGALRLKAGKDFGLVAQGWAPLWVTDFPMFEWDEEAQRYVALHHPFTAPAVDDIAQLRTHARTAVSRGYDMVLNGNEIGGGSIRIHRPEMQSAVFELLGIGAEEARAKFGFLLDALNYGAPPHGGIAFGIDRIAALMAGTDSIRDVIPFPKTTGAQDLMTDAPSPIADAQLAEVHVQVRAKPVQG from the coding sequence ATGCGTACCCACTTCTGCGGCCTGGTCGACGAGACCCTGATCGGCCAAACCGTCACCCTGGCCGGCTGGACCGATGTCGCCCGCAATCTCGGCGGCGTCTGCTTCATCGACCTGCGCGACCACGAGGGCATCGTGCAGGTGACGGTGGAGCCGGAGAGCGCGGAGGTGTTCGCGGTCGCCGCCTCGCTGGGCTACGAGGACGTGCTGCAGGTCGAAGGCGTGGTGCGCGCGCGGCATGCGGTCAACGACAAGCTGCGCAGCGGCAAGGTCGAGGTCATCGCCACCCGCATCAGCGTGCTCAACAAGGCCGCGCCGCTGCCGTTCCATGCGCACGAGAACCCGGGCGAGGAAACCCGCCTGAAGTACCGCTACCTGGATCTGCGCCGCCCGGAAATGCAGCGCATGCAGCGCACCCGCATCAAGCTGGTGCAGGCGCTGCGCCGTTATCTGGACGAGCGCGGCTTCCAGGACATCGAGACCCCGATCCTGACCAAGGCCACCCCGGAAGGCGCGCGCGACTTCCTGGTGCCGGCGCGCATGCATCCGGGCGAGTTCTACGCGCTGCCGCAGTCGCCGCAGCTGTTCAAGCAGATCCTGATGGTGGCCGGCTTCGACCGCTACTACCAGATCGCGCGTTGCTTCCGCGACGAGGCGTTGCGCGCCGACCGCCAGCTCGAGTTCACCCAGCTCGACATGGAGTTCGCGTTCGTGCGCGAGCGCGACGTGCAGGATGCGGTGGAACAGATGATCCGCCACATCTTCAAGGAAGTGGTGGACGTGGAACTGGCCGCGCAATTCCCGCGCATGACCTGGGCCGAAGCGATGCGCCGCTATGGCTCGGACAAGCCCGACCTGCGCATCGGCCTGGAGTTGGTCGATGTGGCCGAGCTGGTCAAGTCCAGCGAGTTCCCGGTATTCGCCGCGGCCGCCGCCGATGCCGACGGCCGCGTCGCCGCGCTGCGCATTCCCGGCGGCGCCACGCTGTCGCGCAAGCAGATCGACGACTACGCCGCGCATGCCGCCAAGTACGGCGCCAAGGGCCTGGCCTACATCAAGCTGTCGGAGACCGGCGAAATCAGCTCGCCGATCGCCAAGTTCTTCTCCGAACAGGCCTTCGCCGCACTGGTCAAACACGTCGGCGCCGGCAACGGCGACATCGTGTTCTTCGGCGCCGGCGGCTACAACAAGGTCTCCGACTTCATGGGCGCGCTGCGGCTGAAGGCCGGCAAGGACTTCGGCCTGGTCGCGCAGGGCTGGGCGCCGCTGTGGGTCACCGATTTCCCGATGTTCGAATGGGACGAGGAAGCGCAGCGCTACGTCGCCCTGCATCACCCCTTCACCGCGCCGGCGGTGGACGACATCGCGCAGTTGCGCACGCATGCCAGGACCGCGGTGTCGCGCGGCTACGACATGGTGCTCAACGGCAACGAGATCGGCGGCGGCTCGATCCGTATCCACCGCCCGGAGATGCAGAGCGCGGTGTTCGAACTGCTCGGCATCGGCGCCGAGGAGGCGCGCGCCAAGTTCGGCTTCCTGCTCGACGCGCTGAACTACGGCGCGCCGCCGCACGGCGGCATCGCCTTCGGCATCGACCGCATCGCCGCGCTGATGGCCGGCACCGACTCGATCCGCGACGTGATCCCGTTCCCCAAGACCACCGGCGCGCAGGACCTGATGACCGACGCGCCGTCGCCGATCGCCGACGCGCAGCTGGCCGAAGTGCACGTGCAGGTGCGCGCCAAGCCGGTGCAGGGCTGA
- a CDS encoding GNAT family N-acetyltransferase, with amino-acid sequence MALAIRQATPDDAAALAALAAATFTETFGHLYSPEDLYGFLGETYTAERQRIILQHPDYAIWLLEDDGVAVGHAAAGPCGLPHAEVQPGDGELKRLYLLRSHQNSGWGSRLFETALAWLERQGPRTLWIGVWSENFGAQRFYARYGFEKVGTYEFPVGQTRDLEFILRRVPQAA; translated from the coding sequence ATGGCGTTGGCGATCCGCCAGGCCACGCCGGACGACGCCGCCGCGCTGGCGGCGCTGGCCGCGGCCACCTTCACCGAGACCTTCGGTCATCTGTATTCGCCGGAGGACCTGTACGGCTTCCTCGGCGAGACCTACACCGCCGAACGCCAGCGCATCATCCTGCAGCACCCGGATTACGCGATCTGGCTGCTGGAGGACGACGGCGTGGCGGTGGGCCATGCCGCGGCCGGTCCCTGCGGCCTGCCGCATGCCGAGGTGCAGCCCGGTGACGGCGAATTGAAGCGGCTGTACCTGCTGCGCTCGCACCAGAACAGCGGCTGGGGCAGCCGCCTGTTCGAAACCGCGCTGGCCTGGCTGGAGCGCCAAGGCCCGCGCACGCTGTGGATCGGCGTGTGGTCGGAGAACTTCGGCGCGCAGCGCTTCTATGCGCGCTACGGCTTCGAGAAGGTCGGCACCTACGAGTTCCCGGTCGGGCAGACCCGCGATCTGGAGTTCATCCTGCGCCGCGTGCCGCAGGCCGCGTAG
- a CDS encoding alpha/beta hydrolase: MVEAARTRTLGAAVDRLPQVLLLHGIWNGRVWLGPLAWRLRREGFRVAAFGYSTAFGGAEAALPRLQRRIEQMAERGPVALVGHSLGGLIALQALRQAPQLPVTRVVCLGSPLAGSAVAQTLLRRGLGVALGRSAALLQQGLGRWDGPAAVGMVAGSVALGLGNRIAALGPQSDGTVALAETRVPGLRDHCLVRASHSGLLFSPLAARQAAAFLRHGRFAA; encoded by the coding sequence GTGGTTGAGGCCGCGCGCACGCGCACCCTCGGCGCCGCGGTCGATCGCTTGCCGCAGGTCCTGCTGCTGCACGGAATCTGGAACGGCCGCGTCTGGCTCGGCCCGCTGGCCTGGCGGCTGCGCCGCGAGGGCTTCCGCGTCGCCGCCTTCGGCTATTCGACCGCCTTCGGCGGCGCCGAGGCGGCGCTGCCGCGCCTGCAGCGGCGGATCGAACAAATGGCGGAGCGGGGGCCGGTGGCGCTGGTCGGGCACAGCCTGGGCGGGCTGATCGCGCTGCAGGCCTTGCGCCAGGCGCCGCAGCTGCCGGTGACCCGGGTGGTGTGCCTGGGCTCCCCGCTGGCCGGCAGCGCGGTGGCGCAGACGCTGTTGCGACGCGGCCTCGGCGTCGCTCTCGGACGCAGCGCGGCCTTGCTGCAGCAGGGTCTCGGGCGCTGGGACGGTCCCGCCGCGGTCGGCATGGTGGCCGGCAGCGTCGCGCTGGGACTGGGCAACCGCATCGCCGCGCTGGGGCCGCAATCGGACGGCACCGTGGCCCTGGCCGAGACCCGTGTACCGGGCCTGCGCGACCATTGCCTGGTGCGCGCCAGCCACAGCGGCCTGCTGTTCTCGCCGCTGGCCGCGCGCCAGGCCGCGGCGTTCCTGCGCCATGGCCGCTTCGCCGCCTGA
- a CDS encoding YebC/PmpR family DNA-binding transcriptional regulator → MGRGPSIEARKNASDAKRGKIFTKIIREIGVAARAGGGDPSNNPRLRVAMDKGLASNMSKDVIERAIKKATGELEGVEYEEIRYEGYAPGGVAVIVDCLTDNRVRTVADVRHAFSKCGGNLGTEGSVAFMFKRLGVLSFAAGADEEKITEAAIEAGADDIVVYPEDGAIDVLTSADAFHAVKDAMQAAGLAADHAEISFRADNDIAVEGDTALQVRKLLDMLEDLDDVQAVYSNADQSALSGG, encoded by the coding sequence ATGGGTAGAGGCCCCTCGATCGAAGCCCGCAAGAACGCATCCGATGCGAAGCGCGGCAAGATTTTCACCAAGATCATCCGCGAGATCGGCGTCGCCGCGCGTGCCGGCGGCGGCGACCCGTCCAACAACCCGCGCCTGCGCGTGGCGATGGACAAGGGCCTGGCCTCGAACATGTCCAAGGACGTGATCGAGCGCGCGATCAAGAAAGCCACCGGTGAGCTGGAAGGGGTGGAGTACGAGGAGATCCGCTACGAGGGCTACGCGCCGGGCGGGGTCGCGGTGATCGTCGATTGCCTCACCGACAACCGCGTGCGCACCGTGGCCGACGTGCGCCACGCCTTCAGCAAGTGCGGCGGCAACCTGGGCACCGAAGGCTCGGTGGCGTTCATGTTCAAGCGCCTGGGGGTGCTCAGCTTCGCTGCCGGCGCCGACGAAGAGAAGATCACCGAAGCGGCGATCGAGGCCGGCGCCGACGACATCGTGGTCTATCCGGAGGACGGCGCGATCGACGTGCTGACCTCGGCGGACGCGTTCCACGCGGTCAAGGACGCGATGCAGGCGGCCGGCCTGGCCGCCGACCATGCCGAGATCAGCTTCCGCGCCGACAACGACATCGCCGTGGAAGGCGATACCGCGCTGCAGGTGCGCAAGCTGCTGGACATGCTGGAAGACCTGGACGATGTGCAGGCGGTCTATTCCAATGCCGACCAGTCCGCGTTGAGTGGCGGCTGA
- the ruvC gene encoding crossover junction endodeoxyribonuclease RuvC produces the protein MLGIDPGSQRTGVGIIDIDGSGRTTHVHHAPLLLLGEGDFSQRLKRLLHGLGALIEEYQPQEVAIERVFMGKSADAALKLGHARGAAICAVVLRDLPVHEYAAKEIKLAIVGKGAAEKQQVQHMVGLMLSLTGKLQADAADALAVAITHAHVRATAQRLGVSTQQAWSRK, from the coding sequence ATCCTCGGCATCGACCCGGGCTCGCAGCGCACCGGCGTGGGCATCATCGACATCGACGGCAGCGGCCGCACCACCCATGTCCACCATGCGCCGCTGCTGCTGCTCGGCGAGGGCGACTTCTCGCAGCGGCTCAAGCGCCTGCTGCACGGCCTGGGCGCGCTGATCGAGGAATACCAGCCGCAGGAAGTGGCGATCGAGCGGGTGTTCATGGGCAAGAGCGCCGACGCGGCGCTCAAGCTCGGCCACGCGCGTGGCGCGGCGATCTGCGCGGTGGTGCTGCGCGACCTGCCGGTGCACGAGTACGCGGCCAAGGAGATCAAGCTGGCCATCGTCGGCAAGGGCGCGGCCGAGAAGCAGCAGGTGCAACATATGGTCGGTCTGATGCTGAGCCTGACCGGCAAACTGCAGGCCGACGCCGCCGACGCGCTGGCGGTGGCCATCACCCATGCCCACGTGCGCGCGACCGCGCAGCGCCTGGGCGTCAGTACGCAACAGGCTTGGAGCAGGAAATGA
- the ruvA gene encoding Holliday junction branch migration protein RuvA, which translates to MIGRLRGILAYKQPPWLVIDVGGVGYELEAPMSTFYDLPDVGRDVILFTHYAQKEDSVSLYGFLREGERRLFRDVQRVTGIGAKIALAVLSGVSVDEFARMVTSADVTALTRIPGIGKKTAERMVVELRDRAADFSGGAPVSGQLGTDAVSEATVALQQLGYKPAEAAKMARDAAADGDEVASVIRKALQAALR; encoded by the coding sequence ATGATCGGCCGTCTGCGCGGCATCCTCGCCTACAAGCAGCCGCCGTGGCTGGTGATCGACGTGGGCGGGGTCGGCTACGAGCTGGAGGCGCCGATGAGCACCTTCTACGACCTGCCCGACGTCGGCCGCGACGTGATCCTGTTCACCCACTACGCGCAGAAGGAAGACAGCGTGTCGCTGTACGGCTTCCTGCGCGAGGGCGAGCGGCGCCTGTTCCGCGACGTGCAGCGGGTCACCGGGATCGGCGCCAAGATCGCGCTGGCGGTGCTGTCCGGGGTCAGCGTGGACGAATTCGCGCGCATGGTCACCAGCGCCGACGTCACCGCGCTGACCCGCATCCCCGGCATCGGCAAGAAGACCGCCGAGCGCATGGTGGTGGAACTGCGCGACCGCGCCGCGGACTTCAGCGGTGGCGCGCCGGTCAGCGGCCAGCTCGGCACCGATGCGGTGTCCGAGGCCACCGTGGCGCTGCAGCAACTCGGCTACAAGCCGGCCGAGGCGGCGAAGATGGCGCGCGATGCCGCCGCCGACGGCGACGAGGTCGCCAGCGTGATCCGCAAGGCCCTGCAGGCCGCGTTGCGCTGA